One segment of Rubripirellula amarantea DNA contains the following:
- a CDS encoding site-2 protease family protein, producing the protein MSLPLAATEELGFLSGLLSNILLWGKVALGIGMVIFVHELGHFVAAKSFGVKCEKFYVGFDVPIKIGPIKFPRTLGKFQWGETEYGIGVIPLGGYVKMLGQDDDPRKLEEENERIKLEGDVDEEPTLDPRSFPAKPVWQRMIIISAGVVVNVITGVLFAAIAYGYGVSYIPAVVGGVSPGGPAWQAGMEPGGKVIAVGDYKDENMPFREMRVEIVTEGMDNGSQPIPISLQYDDGVREFTPNPASSTHEKDLRMIGVLMPNSTSLAKNDFANPQSVAAEVLSEADAGATLVSFDGVAIDETRTVPSTEFFDYLYTHPQKPIELTLKRADGETTTVTLPPQMTKSLGVRYAAGQISALINGGPAEKAGMKVGDTITAVDGDTNFDAFALAVDLVDSDKARTFTVQRGSADSEPVDITIEPKKVLQTVAPVVGISSNVAINAYGFAYEPIPVIASLKDPSLGQGDEPLAVGDRIKEVRLVMPVDKTPEYLADSRYDLLLKELRDGWEFGESWPLTEFTESMQIFPLGTQFEIKAVRPPEDRVITKLVTLTQDDLPSFDRGMNFPAPESIRKAASFGEALTLGLAEGKRRFNDVTRFLKMLPKGKVKLRHVGGPLAIVDIAKNEAEKGISRQLMFLTMLSMNLAILNFLPIPALDGGHMVFLAYELIRGKRANEQLEFRLTVAGLLSLLALMVVVFANDILRYF; encoded by the coding sequence ATGTCCCTCCCACTCGCGGCGACTGAGGAACTCGGGTTTTTAAGTGGTTTGCTCAGCAATATCCTGCTTTGGGGAAAAGTTGCACTGGGCATTGGGATGGTCATCTTCGTCCACGAACTGGGGCATTTCGTCGCCGCCAAGTCGTTCGGCGTGAAGTGCGAAAAGTTCTATGTTGGATTTGACGTGCCGATCAAAATTGGCCCGATCAAATTCCCAAGAACTTTGGGCAAGTTCCAATGGGGCGAAACCGAGTACGGCATCGGCGTGATCCCGTTGGGCGGTTACGTCAAAATGCTCGGCCAAGATGACGATCCTCGTAAACTCGAAGAAGAAAACGAACGAATCAAGCTTGAGGGTGACGTCGACGAAGAACCCACGCTTGATCCTCGCAGTTTCCCCGCAAAACCCGTGTGGCAGCGGATGATCATCATCAGCGCCGGGGTGGTTGTGAATGTAATCACGGGCGTGCTTTTTGCCGCGATTGCCTACGGCTACGGCGTTTCGTACATCCCGGCCGTTGTCGGTGGTGTATCACCAGGTGGCCCCGCGTGGCAGGCGGGGATGGAACCCGGCGGCAAAGTAATCGCCGTGGGCGACTACAAAGACGAGAACATGCCTTTTCGCGAAATGCGAGTTGAGATCGTTACCGAAGGAATGGACAACGGTTCGCAACCGATTCCGATCTCTTTGCAGTACGACGACGGAGTACGCGAATTTACACCGAATCCTGCTTCGTCCACCCATGAAAAAGACTTGCGGATGATCGGCGTCTTGATGCCGAATTCCACTTCGCTAGCCAAGAACGATTTCGCCAATCCGCAAAGCGTCGCTGCTGAAGTGCTATCGGAAGCCGACGCAGGTGCAACGCTGGTTTCGTTTGACGGTGTGGCCATTGATGAAACGCGAACGGTGCCCAGTACCGAGTTCTTCGATTACCTCTACACCCATCCTCAAAAGCCAATTGAATTAACGCTCAAACGAGCCGATGGTGAAACCACGACCGTCACGCTGCCTCCACAAATGACCAAGTCGCTTGGCGTTCGCTATGCCGCGGGCCAGATTTCGGCATTGATCAACGGTGGACCGGCTGAAAAAGCAGGCATGAAGGTTGGCGATACGATCACGGCTGTAGACGGAGACACCAATTTTGACGCATTTGCATTGGCGGTCGATTTGGTCGATTCGGATAAGGCCCGTACTTTCACGGTCCAGCGAGGCAGTGCCGACTCGGAACCCGTTGACATCACAATCGAACCCAAGAAGGTGCTACAAACTGTCGCGCCTGTTGTGGGAATTAGCTCGAACGTAGCAATCAATGCTTATGGATTTGCGTACGAACCCATTCCAGTGATTGCTTCGCTAAAGGATCCGTCGTTGGGGCAGGGCGATGAACCGCTTGCCGTTGGCGATCGCATCAAGGAAGTCCGCTTGGTGATGCCTGTGGACAAAACCCCTGAATACTTAGCTGATTCCCGATATGACCTGCTGTTAAAGGAACTTCGTGACGGTTGGGAATTCGGCGAATCGTGGCCTTTGACGGAATTCACCGAGTCGATGCAAATCTTCCCGCTGGGAACTCAGTTCGAAATCAAAGCGGTTCGACCACCCGAAGATCGAGTGATCACGAAGTTGGTGACGCTAACCCAAGATGACCTGCCGAGTTTCGATCGCGGGATGAACTTCCCAGCCCCCGAATCCATCCGCAAAGCTGCCTCGTTCGGTGAGGCTTTGACGCTTGGCCTTGCCGAGGGCAAACGGCGTTTTAACGACGTGACACGTTTCTTAAAGATGTTGCCCAAAGGCAAAGTCAAACTACGTCACGTCGGTGGCCCCTTGGCGATCGTGGACATCGCTAAGAACGAAGCCGAAAAAGGCATCTCGCGACAATTGATGTTCTTGACCATGTTGAGCATGAACTTGGCGATCTTAAACTTCTTGCCAATTCCAGCGCTCGATGGCGGGCACATGGTGTTCCTAGCCTATGAACTGATCCGTGGTAAACGAGCAAACGAGCAATTGGAATTCCGATTAACCGTCGCGGGACTGCTGTCGCTCTTGGCACTGATGGTAGTGGTGTTTGCGAACGACATATTGCGGTATTTCTGA
- the dxr gene encoding 1-deoxy-D-xylulose-5-phosphate reductoisomerase, which yields MGATGSIGTATCEVVASLNRVDELPTWRVWAASGHRKLDELNTVASSLDPAPERLIFSNVDVAQRFSGAKNFEIHAGPEALVETAQRDEVDIVVAAIVGRAGLESTLAAVDAGKRVALANKETMVVAGQLVRQKMAASGAELLPVDSEHSAIFQCLGNWASVRAGDLPMDATCPKPRKLILTASGGPFRSWTTDQIASATRESALDHPTWDMGPKITIDSATMMNKALEIIEARWLFDLPADAIEVVVHPQSIIHSMVEFDDGSVIAQMSPPDMRLPIQYALTYPRRLPCPAPPLDRTQPWDLSLEVADRERFPALDLGFEVAAAGGTAGSVVNAANEEAVGLFLDGKIRFTDIVSGCRSVLEHHTHDCDPTLATLLELDLWARNEIRVRFGS from the coding sequence TTGGGAGCGACGGGCAGTATCGGTACTGCAACCTGCGAAGTGGTTGCCAGCCTGAATCGGGTGGACGAACTCCCGACTTGGCGTGTCTGGGCGGCGTCGGGACATCGAAAACTTGACGAGTTAAACACCGTTGCCAGTTCGCTTGACCCGGCTCCTGAAAGATTGATTTTTTCGAACGTGGATGTCGCCCAACGTTTTTCCGGTGCCAAAAATTTTGAAATTCATGCTGGCCCTGAAGCACTGGTGGAAACCGCTCAACGAGACGAAGTGGATATCGTGGTGGCGGCAATCGTCGGGCGAGCTGGACTCGAGAGCACCTTGGCTGCGGTGGATGCGGGCAAGCGAGTGGCGTTGGCGAACAAGGAAACGATGGTCGTGGCCGGCCAACTCGTTCGACAAAAAATGGCCGCCAGCGGTGCTGAACTGTTGCCCGTTGATAGCGAACATTCGGCGATTTTTCAGTGCCTAGGAAATTGGGCGTCCGTCCGTGCTGGCGATCTGCCAATGGATGCGACCTGTCCCAAACCTCGCAAACTTATCCTGACGGCTTCGGGCGGCCCATTTCGTTCTTGGACAACAGATCAAATTGCCTCGGCCACCCGCGAATCGGCTCTCGATCACCCAACTTGGGACATGGGACCGAAAATCACCATCGATTCGGCGACGATGATGAACAAAGCTCTTGAAATCATCGAGGCTCGTTGGTTGTTTGATTTGCCCGCTGACGCAATTGAAGTGGTCGTTCACCCGCAATCCATCATTCATTCGATGGTTGAATTCGATGATGGATCAGTGATCGCTCAAATGAGCCCACCGGACATGCGGTTGCCGATCCAATATGCGTTGACTTACCCACGGCGGCTTCCATGTCCAGCTCCACCGCTTGATCGGACTCAACCATGGGATTTGTCGCTTGAAGTGGCCGATCGCGAGCGTTTTCCTGCTCTGGACCTGGGTTTTGAGGTTGCAGCGGCCGGCGGAACGGCGGGTTCGGTAGTCAATGCGGCCAATGAAGAAGCCGTCGGACTGTTCTTAGACGGCAAAATTCGCTTTACTGACATCGTGAGCGGCTGCCGAAGCGTGCTTGAGCACCACACCCACGATTGTGATCCAACGCTAGCAACCCTGCTGGAACTGGATTTATGGGCCAGGAACGAGATCCGAGTACGATTCGGTTCCTAG
- a CDS encoding thioredoxin domain-containing protein yields MNHLADSLSPYLLQHKDNPVDWYPWGGEAFDQAKKTDKPIFLSVGYAACHWCHVMEHESFENKTIAEFLNEHFVSIKVDREERPDIDQIYMNAVQVMTGRGGWPMSVFLNHDQKPFYAGTYWPPTERQGMPGFLQVLDAIADAWKNRRGDVVEHANDISKALVQIAIGTDDGLDDEAPDASVIEVATDHLLSSLDKREGGFGSAPKFPHATDLMLLLRRGQITGNSALTDAAVLTLDKMACGGIRDHIGGGFARYSVDGHWLVPHFEKMLYDNSLLATCYLQAFQATGEKRHAEVAEDVLTYLCRDMVDDAGGLHCSEDADSEGVEGKFYVWKPEQIIEVLGQERGERFCQIYDITQRGNFEGNSIANLKEPIESIELQAELADDREKLRRIRDKRVHPGRDDKVLVAWNALAIKALSLGGAVLGRNDFLFAAIRAAEFVFDKMTKPDGRLLHAFRGKTAHLDAYLDDYAYLAEACVSLFETTADAKWIERAVQLAEIMLKHFEDKDRGGFFYTANDSETLITRNKDWHDGSLVGANASAASAIWKLTALTDRDDFREAVKETLVSGSVVIRSQAAACAALITVLDRYHGDHEQWGIAVPDHASLESLRTELAQVFRPQRTLSWIHSDSEKTSEIIKLNDNRKMIDGKATLYRCKGFTCDAPITGHDQIVQAWRVASGA; encoded by the coding sequence ATGAACCATCTCGCCGACTCGCTTTCGCCGTACCTGCTTCAGCACAAGGACAATCCGGTCGATTGGTATCCGTGGGGCGGTGAAGCGTTCGACCAAGCCAAGAAAACGGACAAACCTATTTTCTTGTCAGTGGGCTATGCCGCCTGCCATTGGTGCCACGTGATGGAACACGAGAGTTTTGAAAACAAGACGATCGCCGAATTCTTGAACGAACATTTTGTTTCCATCAAAGTTGATCGTGAAGAACGTCCTGACATCGACCAAATCTACATGAACGCTGTGCAGGTCATGACCGGTCGCGGCGGATGGCCGATGAGCGTTTTCCTGAACCACGACCAAAAACCTTTTTACGCCGGAACCTATTGGCCACCAACCGAACGTCAAGGAATGCCTGGATTCCTTCAAGTCCTCGATGCGATTGCCGACGCATGGAAGAACCGACGTGGTGACGTGGTCGAACATGCCAATGACATTTCTAAAGCATTGGTTCAGATCGCGATCGGCACTGATGATGGTCTTGATGATGAAGCCCCCGACGCAAGTGTGATCGAAGTCGCCACCGACCATCTGCTCAGTTCGCTCGACAAACGCGAAGGCGGATTCGGTTCGGCTCCCAAATTTCCGCACGCCACTGATTTGATGTTGTTGCTTCGTCGCGGTCAGATCACGGGTAATTCAGCGTTGACGGATGCCGCTGTGTTAACGCTCGACAAAATGGCGTGCGGAGGCATCCGAGATCACATCGGCGGCGGGTTCGCGCGGTACAGCGTGGATGGCCATTGGCTTGTCCCGCACTTTGAAAAGATGCTGTACGACAACAGCCTGCTTGCGACGTGCTACTTGCAAGCGTTTCAGGCCACCGGTGAAAAGCGTCATGCTGAGGTCGCCGAAGATGTCCTGACTTATCTTTGTCGCGACATGGTGGATGACGCGGGCGGATTGCATTGCAGCGAGGACGCGGACAGCGAAGGCGTCGAAGGAAAGTTCTACGTTTGGAAACCTGAACAAATCATCGAAGTGTTGGGACAAGAACGCGGTGAACGCTTTTGTCAAATCTACGACATCACTCAGCGTGGCAACTTCGAAGGCAATAGCATCGCCAACTTGAAGGAGCCAATTGAGTCGATCGAACTCCAGGCAGAGCTAGCCGATGACCGCGAAAAACTGCGGCGGATCCGAGACAAACGCGTCCACCCAGGACGCGACGACAAAGTACTTGTTGCCTGGAACGCGTTAGCGATCAAAGCTTTGTCGCTGGGCGGCGCGGTACTGGGACGCAATGATTTTCTCTTCGCAGCCATCCGGGCGGCCGAGTTTGTGTTTGACAAGATGACCAAGCCCGATGGTCGATTGCTACACGCGTTTCGCGGCAAAACAGCCCACTTGGATGCTTATTTGGACGACTATGCTTACCTGGCCGAGGCGTGCGTTTCGCTGTTCGAGACGACAGCGGATGCGAAATGGATCGAGCGTGCTGTTCAGCTTGCCGAAATAATGCTCAAGCACTTCGAAGACAAAGACCGCGGCGGATTCTTCTATACCGCCAACGATAGCGAAACATTGATCACTCGCAACAAGGACTGGCATGATGGGTCCTTGGTCGGTGCAAACGCGTCGGCGGCGTCCGCGATTTGGAAATTGACAGCGTTAACGGATCGCGATGACTTTCGTGAGGCGGTTAAAGAGACGCTAGTCAGCGGTAGCGTTGTTATCCGATCTCAGGCTGCGGCATGCGCTGCCCTAATCACAGTCTTGGATCGGTATCACGGTGATCACGAGCAATGGGGGATCGCGGTTCCGGACCACGCTTCCCTGGAATCGCTGCGGACGGAATTGGCCCAGGTATTTCGCCCGCAGCGAACGTTGTCATGGATCCATAGTGATTCGGAAAAGACATCCGAAATCATCAAACTCAATGACAATCGAAAAATGATTGACGGCAAAGCAACGCTTTATCGCTGCAAAGGGTTTACATGCGATGCACCAATCACAGGCCATGATCAGATTGTCCAGGCGTGGCGGGTCGCATCAGGTGCGTGA
- a CDS encoding deoxyhypusine synthase family protein: MNVSEFLETHFRHFNARELLAAAKAYGEFVSSKNNGHMMVTLAGAMSTGELGLSLAEMIRAGKVHAITCTAANLEEDIFNLVAHNEYEIVENWRALSAEDEVKLRDQGFNRVTDTCIPETVMRHLEGRLVPMWKAAAEANAARMPVEFMFDLLDDEDLVQHYQVPRENSWVAAAKDMGIPVFTPGFEDSTLGNIYAAHVIDGSVPNHNGIAPGTKQMQKLAEWYQATCPDHPIGFFQIGGGIAGDFPICVVPMLIQDLKLDIPLWQYFCQISDAVTSYGGYSGAVPNEKITWYKLEQESPKFMIQSDATICAPLVFAHVLGW, encoded by the coding sequence ATGAACGTCAGCGAATTTCTCGAAACCCACTTCCGTCACTTTAACGCTCGCGAGCTGTTGGCCGCGGCCAAAGCGTACGGCGAATTTGTATCGAGTAAGAACAACGGCCACATGATGGTGACTTTGGCTGGAGCAATGAGTACCGGTGAGTTGGGGCTTTCGCTGGCGGAAATGATCCGTGCTGGTAAAGTTCACGCCATCACTTGCACCGCTGCGAACCTAGAAGAAGACATCTTCAATCTAGTGGCGCATAACGAATACGAGATTGTCGAAAATTGGCGAGCTCTTTCAGCCGAAGACGAAGTCAAACTTCGTGACCAGGGCTTCAATCGAGTTACCGATACATGCATTCCTGAAACAGTGATGCGCCACCTCGAAGGACGTTTGGTGCCGATGTGGAAAGCGGCCGCAGAAGCCAATGCGGCGAGAATGCCAGTTGAGTTTATGTTCGACCTGCTCGACGACGAGGACTTAGTCCAGCACTACCAAGTGCCGCGAGAGAATAGTTGGGTTGCTGCTGCCAAAGACATGGGGATTCCTGTCTTCACGCCCGGGTTTGAGGATTCGACGCTGGGCAACATTTATGCGGCTCACGTGATTGACGGAAGCGTTCCCAACCACAATGGGATCGCGCCGGGCACGAAACAAATGCAGAAATTGGCCGAGTGGTATCAAGCAACCTGTCCCGATCATCCCATTGGTTTCTTTCAAATCGGTGGCGGCATCGCAGGAGATTTTCCCATTTGCGTGGTGCCGATGCTGATCCAAGACTTGAAGCTCGATATTCCGCTATGGCAATACTTCTGCCAAATCAGTGACGCGGTGACAAGTTACGGTGGCTACAGCGGTGCGGTGCCCAATGAAAAAATCACTTGGTACAAGCTCGAACAAGAATCGCCCAAATTCATGATCCAAAGCGATGCAACGATTTGCGCACCGTTAGTCTTTGCACACGTTCTCGGTTGGTAG
- a CDS encoding Gfo/Idh/MocA family protein, which produces MKIRVGLIGSGDAWKTRHGPSLRVLQDRLDVRAVFTTVPRLTENIAGEFQADAVDGYRAMITRCDIDAVLILEKTWLGWLPMLAACEAGKAIYWAGDLDVDVQNDQNVRRLIEESGVSFMAEFPRRFAPATLRLKELIATRLGKPRMIFCHRRMLQTEAACISGHADPVRHELLELIDWCRYVVGRKPTKVLSMSHPVDPGPHGSNESSDYRSLSLGFAGTEDSPPVTTQLSCGSYIPAAWQEAMGFRSPAGMHICCERGIAFLDLPSTLVWFDEAGRNMESLDTEMPVGQQLLTNFHRCVTSLLRNVTDIDDVFSAAAVLAAARESEATGAWVKLNEADAAKP; this is translated from the coding sequence ATGAAAATTCGAGTCGGACTCATTGGAAGTGGCGACGCTTGGAAAACCCGTCACGGGCCCTCCTTGCGAGTGCTGCAAGATCGCTTGGATGTGCGTGCGGTCTTTACCACCGTTCCACGACTAACCGAGAACATCGCGGGAGAGTTCCAAGCCGACGCCGTCGACGGCTACCGCGCGATGATCACGCGCTGCGATATCGATGCGGTGTTGATCCTCGAGAAAACCTGGTTGGGCTGGCTACCGATGCTCGCTGCGTGCGAAGCGGGGAAAGCGATCTATTGGGCGGGCGACCTAGATGTGGACGTGCAGAATGACCAGAACGTCCGACGCTTGATCGAGGAGTCCGGCGTTTCGTTCATGGCCGAGTTCCCCCGTCGCTTTGCTCCCGCGACATTGCGACTAAAAGAATTAATTGCCACGCGACTCGGCAAACCACGAATGATTTTTTGCCACCGTCGAATGCTGCAGACCGAAGCGGCTTGCATTAGCGGCCATGCGGATCCCGTCCGCCACGAACTGTTAGAACTGATCGATTGGTGTCGCTATGTCGTTGGACGCAAACCGACAAAAGTGCTTTCAATGTCCCATCCCGTTGATCCGGGGCCCCATGGGTCGAACGAGTCTTCGGACTACCGATCGTTGAGCCTTGGTTTCGCCGGCACCGAGGACTCGCCCCCGGTAACAACTCAGCTTAGTTGCGGAAGCTATATCCCGGCGGCTTGGCAAGAAGCCATGGGATTTCGATCGCCAGCGGGGATGCACATCTGTTGCGAACGGGGGATCGCGTTCTTAGACCTGCCGTCGACCCTGGTTTGGTTCGACGAGGCCGGCCGGAACATGGAATCTCTCGATACGGAAATGCCGGTAGGTCAACAATTGTTGACCAATTTCCATCGCTGCGTGACAAGCCTATTGCGTAACGTCACCGACATCGATGACGTCTTTTCCGCAGCCGCTGTCCTGGCCGCCGCACGCGAGAGTGAAGCGACCGGTGCGTGGGTAAAGTTGAACGAAGCCGATGCCGCAAAACCTTGA